Proteins from one Prevotella sp. E2-28 genomic window:
- a CDS encoding IS3 family transposase, translating into MEELRRNEHADLAVLLELKKMARSTFYYHLKHHKKQDKYKEVKDMIYIIFHKHKGRYGYRRITLELRKDGSLINHKTVKKLMDEMELKSEVRKVKFHSYKGEVGKTAPNIIDRDFTAEIPYQKLATDVTQMTIGGRKIYLSPILDMCDGEILAYSITEKPNMEMVLGMLNQMYRRIKLPEGVVLHSDQGWHYQHVAYQNSLKKHGIIQSMSRKGNCLDNAMMENFFGLMKSELLYSGKYTSADAFIKDLIDYIEYYNNERIKLRLNGMSPVQYRKMLTASIV; encoded by the coding sequence ATCGAAGAACTAAGGCGTAATGAGCATGCAGATTTAGCTGTCCTGCTGGAGCTCAAGAAGATGGCGCGTAGTACATTCTATTATCACCTCAAGCATCACAAGAAGCAAGACAAGTACAAGGAAGTAAAAGATATGATATACATCATATTCCATAAGCATAAAGGACGTTACGGATACCGGCGTATAACGCTGGAACTCCGTAAAGATGGCAGTCTTATCAATCACAAGACAGTCAAGAAGCTTATGGACGAAATGGAACTGAAGAGCGAGGTGAGGAAGGTGAAATTTCACTCCTATAAAGGAGAAGTTGGCAAGACTGCGCCTAATATTATAGACAGGGATTTTACAGCAGAAATACCTTATCAGAAGCTGGCAACAGACGTGACCCAGATGACGATAGGCGGACGCAAGATTTACCTGTCACCTATACTTGACATGTGCGATGGTGAGATCCTTGCATATTCAATCACAGAGAAGCCAAACATGGAAATGGTACTCGGTATGCTCAACCAGATGTACAGGCGTATAAAGCTGCCTGAGGGTGTCGTATTGCACTCTGACCAAGGATGGCACTACCAGCACGTAGCCTACCAGAATAGTCTAAAGAAACATGGCATTATCCAAAGCATGTCTCGCAAGGGAAATTGTCTGGATAACGCCATGATGGAGAATTTCTTTGGTCTCATGAAGTCAGAACTACTGTATTCTGGGAAGTACACATCAGCAGACGCCTTCATCAAAGACCTGATAGATTATATAGAATACTATAATAACGAGAGAATAAAACTGAGGCTTAATGGCATGTCGCCCGTACAATACAGGAAGATGCTTACTGCTTCGATTGTTTAA
- a CDS encoding IS3 family transposase gives MLGRSRQAYYKKKTDEVEQLAREIRIFDAVREIRDIDPGIGGVKLWLMLGVMFNTGWMPGRDKFMNLLRRHKLMQKPRKSRSTTNSNHRYHKWKNLIKGFIPTASNQLWVSDITYIELKSGCCYLHLVTDAYSKKIVGWHLAESLSSVFTLKALRMAIEQTGGGDLSGLIHHSDRGVQYCCDLYVEELLKHNILISMTEDYKPTDNGIAERVNETIKYESVYRQERRFATYEEALEQIKRFVDFYNSRRPHYSIGMQTPNAAHEQSGEQKKMWKNKIYRKREQNLQINP, from the coding sequence CTGCTTGGCCGAAGCAGGCAGGCCTATTACAAGAAGAAGACGGACGAAGTGGAACAGTTGGCCCGCGAGATACGTATTTTTGATGCAGTACGTGAGATACGTGATATTGATCCGGGGATTGGAGGAGTAAAACTCTGGTTGATGCTTGGTGTAATGTTTAATACGGGTTGGATGCCTGGGCGCGATAAATTTATGAATTTACTTCGTCGCCACAAACTGATGCAGAAGCCTCGCAAAAGCCGCTCTACAACGAACTCCAACCATCGATACCACAAATGGAAGAATCTTATTAAAGGTTTTATTCCTACAGCATCCAACCAACTCTGGGTGAGCGATATTACTTACATTGAACTCAAGAGCGGATGCTGCTATTTGCATCTCGTAACGGATGCCTATTCAAAGAAGATTGTTGGCTGGCATCTGGCAGAATCTCTCTCATCTGTATTTACGCTCAAGGCTCTCCGTATGGCTATAGAACAGACTGGCGGTGGCGACCTCTCCGGACTCATTCACCACTCTGACCGAGGCGTACAGTACTGCTGCGATTTGTACGTGGAAGAATTGCTAAAACATAACATATTAATATCCATGACAGAGGACTACAAACCTACTGATAACGGCATTGCAGAGCGTGTGAACGAAACAATCAAGTACGAGAGCGTCTATCGTCAGGAAAGGCGATTCGCAACGTATGAAGAGGCTCTTGAGCAGATAAAGCGCTTCGTTGATTTCTATAACAGCAGGCGTCCTCACTACAGCATCGGCATGCAGACTCCAAATGCTGCTCACGAACAGTCTGGTGAACAGAAAAAGATGTGGAAGAATAAAATATATCGCAAAAGAGAACAGAATCTGCAGATTAATCCATAA
- a CDS encoding DUF2795 domain-containing protein, producing MYWTLELASKLEDAPWPATKDELIDYAIRSGAPLEVLENLQEIEDEGDVYESIEDIWPDYPTKEDFLFNEDEY from the coding sequence ATGTATTGGACACTAGAATTAGCATCAAAATTGGAGGATGCTCCTTGGCCTGCTACCAAGGATGAGTTAATCGACTATGCCATCCGTTCGGGCGCTCCTCTCGAAGTGCTCGAGAACCTACAAGAGATTGAAGATGAAGGTGATGTCTACGAGAGCATCGAAGATATCTGGCCTGATTATCCTACGAAAGAGGATTTCCTCTTCAATGAGGACGAGTATTGA
- a CDS encoding helix-turn-helix domain-containing protein yields the protein MKKEFSLEEKMSAIGFVFQGESARSVSRRLHLGHHILYEWIESYKLLGIEGLKFKRKKKKRLSYEEKCKIVREYQESELTLFQLSAKYQLSSSIIGNWVKLVERNGFEALESRRSRHLQTGEHMIKRLPKEEYEKENERLRKENERLRLENLLLKKVRALVEEREARNRAIGHGPSKN from the coding sequence ATGAAAAAAGAATTTAGTTTAGAAGAAAAGATGTCCGCAATTGGTTTTGTGTTCCAAGGCGAGTCAGCCCGTTCCGTGTCCCGTAGACTCCACTTAGGCCATCATATTCTATATGAGTGGATAGAGAGTTACAAACTCCTTGGCATTGAAGGTCTAAAATTCAAGCGGAAAAAGAAAAAGAGGCTCTCATATGAAGAAAAATGCAAAATTGTTCGCGAATATCAAGAAAGTGAATTAACTTTGTTCCAGCTTTCAGCTAAATATCAATTGTCAAGCTCGATAATTGGCAATTGGGTTAAATTGGTTGAGCGAAATGGATTTGAAGCACTGGAATCTCGACGATCCAGGCATCTCCAAACTGGTGAGCATATGATTAAACGACTACCCAAAGAAGAGTACGAGAAGGAGAATGAGCGCCTTCGCAAGGAGAACGAACGCTTAAGGCTGGAGAATCTCCTGCTAAAAAAAGTGAGAGCCTTAGTCGAGGAAAGAGAAGCTCGAAACAGAGCGATTGGGCATGGGCCATCGAAGAACTAA
- a CDS encoding glycoside hydrolase 43 family protein: protein MKRLILLTVMWLPLLAMAQYKSQVWCPDHGDGTYTNPVINADYSDPDVCVGASGEDYYMTASSFQCTPGLPILHSKDLVNWEIINYAIGNLYEGDEELTRHFSSIPQHGNGVWAPSIRYHDGWYYIYWGDPDFGVFMVKTQDPVGKWEKPVCVIKGEGYIDTCPLWDEDGRCYLVNGWANSRSKYASVLTVREMNADGTQAIGQPVIVFDGNGTENRTCEGPKFYKRDGWYWIMCPAGGVPEGFQLAMRSKSPYGPYEHKIVLAQGKTTINGPHQGGWVHTKYGEDWFLHFQDKEAYGRVVHLNPVDWSTGWPVMGRLTPSPSLSREGSRYTGEPVTTFAKPKASSMTIVNPVESDEFNDTKLGLQWQWHGNYDEKFGTATAFGTYRIYNYKLSEGWKNFWEVPNMLLQKTPADEFTATAKIRFTSKADGQIGGLIMMGLDYSALVVKRIGKEFQLVQLTCKDADKGKQQNETVLATLKPTAEDKIDYKPGIHEDIYLRLQVTNAEAGAAHGGKPMVQFSYSLNGKKFQNCGELFKMRQGKWIGAKFGFLSVETNAKADRGWVDADWIRITKK from the coding sequence ATGAAACGACTGATTCTATTGACTGTCATGTGGTTGCCCTTGCTGGCAATGGCACAGTACAAATCACAGGTGTGGTGTCCCGATCATGGTGACGGCACCTATACTAACCCTGTGATTAATGCCGACTACTCAGACCCCGACGTCTGCGTAGGAGCCAGTGGCGAGGACTACTACATGACAGCCTCATCGTTTCAATGTACGCCTGGTTTGCCAATCCTTCACTCCAAGGATTTGGTCAATTGGGAAATTATCAATTATGCTATAGGGAATCTATATGAAGGTGATGAGGAACTGACTCGTCACTTCAGCAGTATCCCTCAGCACGGTAACGGCGTATGGGCACCTAGCATCCGCTATCATGATGGCTGGTACTATATCTACTGGGGTGACCCCGACTTTGGCGTTTTCATGGTGAAGACCCAAGATCCAGTAGGCAAATGGGAGAAACCCGTGTGTGTCATCAAGGGCGAGGGCTATATCGACACTTGTCCGCTGTGGGATGAAGACGGGCGTTGCTATCTGGTAAATGGATGGGCTAACTCTCGTTCGAAATACGCCTCTGTGCTCACCGTTCGTGAGATGAATGCCGATGGTACGCAGGCTATCGGGCAGCCCGTTATCGTGTTTGACGGTAACGGTACGGAGAACCGCACCTGCGAAGGACCTAAATTCTACAAACGTGATGGTTGGTACTGGATCATGTGTCCTGCTGGTGGTGTGCCAGAGGGCTTTCAGTTGGCCATGCGGTCTAAGTCGCCCTACGGTCCCTACGAGCATAAGATTGTATTGGCGCAAGGCAAGACTACCATCAACGGGCCTCATCAAGGCGGTTGGGTACACACGAAATATGGTGAAGACTGGTTCCTGCATTTCCAAGATAAGGAAGCCTACGGACGCGTGGTACATCTGAACCCAGTAGATTGGAGCACAGGATGGCCGGTGATGGGACGACTCACCCCCAGCCCCTCTCTGAGCAGAGAGGGGAGTCGATACACTGGGGAGCCTGTAACTACTTTCGCCAAGCCGAAAGCTTCGAGCATGACTATCGTGAACCCCGTTGAGAGCGATGAGTTTAACGATACGAAACTGGGGCTTCAATGGCAATGGCATGGTAACTACGATGAAAAGTTTGGTACTGCCACCGCCTTTGGAACTTATCGTATCTATAACTATAAACTATCCGAGGGCTGGAAAAATTTCTGGGAGGTACCCAACATGCTGTTACAGAAGACACCTGCCGATGAATTTACGGCAACGGCGAAGATACGCTTCACCTCTAAGGCCGACGGACAGATAGGTGGCCTTATCATGATGGGGCTCGACTATTCTGCACTCGTAGTGAAGCGTATAGGTAAAGAATTCCAACTGGTACAACTCACCTGTAAGGATGCTGATAAAGGCAAGCAGCAGAATGAGACCGTCCTAGCTACACTGAAGCCAACGGCAGAAGATAAGATAGACTATAAGCCGGGTATCCACGAAGATATCTACCTGCGCCTGCAGGTGACTAATGCTGAGGCTGGTGCTGCCCATGGTGGGAAACCTATGGTGCAGTTCTCCTATAGTCTGAACGGCAAGAAATTCCAGAACTGCGGTGAGTTATTTAAGATGCGTCAAGGCAAATGGATTGGCGCAAAATTTGGTTTTCTCTCCGTTGAAACCAATGCCAAAGCTGATCGTGGATGGGTGGATGCCGACTGGATAAGAATTACGAAAAAGTAA
- a CDS encoding cob(I)yrinic acid a,c-diamide adenosyltransferase, producing MKLTKIYTRTGDKGMTSLVGGVRIKKSDARLEAYGTVDELCSQIGLLVAYLNPEDNDRKYLLHIQSCLFIVGSHLATDQSQTPLHSSGILPYGETESLEQLIDQMLALLPESQGFILPGGCVAAAQCHVCRSVCRRAERRIDALADVAEVGSDIIRYVNRLSDYLFVLAKKINFNVGQDEIIWQKPCK from the coding sequence ATGAAACTGACCAAAATCTATACTCGTACAGGCGATAAGGGTATGACCAGCCTCGTGGGTGGTGTGCGTATCAAGAAAAGCGATGCCCGACTGGAGGCTTATGGCACTGTTGATGAGCTTTGCTCACAGATAGGACTCCTTGTGGCTTATCTCAATCCAGAAGACAACGATAGGAAATATCTCCTTCATATTCAGTCATGTCTCTTTATCGTCGGCTCTCATTTGGCCACCGATCAAAGCCAAACACCGCTTCATTCTTCAGGAATCCTGCCTTATGGCGAGACAGAGTCGCTCGAACAGCTCATTGATCAGATGCTTGCCCTTCTGCCAGAATCTCAGGGTTTTATCCTGCCAGGCGGTTGTGTGGCTGCAGCACAGTGTCACGTCTGTCGTTCCGTCTGTCGTCGTGCCGAGCGTCGTATTGATGCCCTTGCTGATGTTGCAGAGGTGGGTTCTGACATCATCAGATACGTCAACCGTCTGAGTGATTATCTGTTCGTTTTAGCAAAAAAAATAAATTTTAACGTAGGGCAAGACGAAATTATATGGCAAAAACCTTGCAAATAG
- a CDS encoding HAD family hydrolase gives MNIEKIKVIAFDADDTLWDCQGYFEEVEEHLYRLIAPYCENPKQELFKTESGNMADLGYGCKAFTISILETAMRIAGNDLSITQLDDLLKDCKRLLHLPATPLPGVEETLKKLRGKMEDEGRKLVCFTKGELQDQENKLKRSGLLKYFDDVEITSDKTQREFLALCEHQQIHPSELLMIGNSLKSDCAPALAIGAWAIHIPFHVTWQLEHFEDIDHERLIKIEKFSDILKYI, from the coding sequence ATGAACATAGAAAAGATAAAGGTCATTGCTTTTGACGCCGACGACACATTGTGGGACTGTCAAGGATACTTCGAGGAAGTAGAAGAACACCTGTACCGACTGATAGCCCCTTATTGCGAGAATCCAAAGCAGGAACTTTTCAAGACAGAATCAGGCAATATGGCCGATCTTGGATACGGATGCAAGGCTTTCACCATCAGTATTTTAGAAACAGCCATGCGTATTGCAGGCAACGACCTTTCAATCACCCAACTCGATGATTTGCTAAAGGACTGTAAGCGACTGCTTCATCTTCCAGCCACCCCGCTGCCAGGCGTCGAGGAAACGTTGAAGAAGTTAAGAGGTAAGATGGAAGATGAAGGACGTAAATTGGTATGTTTCACCAAAGGCGAATTGCAGGATCAGGAGAATAAGCTGAAGCGTTCTGGTCTATTGAAATACTTTGACGACGTAGAAATCACTTCTGACAAGACACAACGCGAATTCTTGGCTCTATGTGAGCATCAGCAGATACACCCTTCAGAACTGCTAATGATAGGCAACTCACTGAAAAGTGACTGCGCGCCAGCCCTCGCCATCGGTGCATGGGCTATCCACATTCCCTTCCACGTGACGTGGCAACTGGAGCATTTTGAGGATATAGACCACGAACGACTGATAAAAATTGAGAAATTCAGCGATATTCTCAAATATATTTAG
- the metG gene encoding methionine--tRNA ligase, with product MEQKKYKRITVTSALPYANGGVHIGHLAGVYVPADIYVRYLRLKKRDVMFIGGSDEHGVPITVRARKEGITPQDVVDRYHKMIKDSFKEFGISFDIYSRTTSETHHKFAAEWFKKLYDEGKLVEKTTAQLYDEEAKQFLADRYVVGECPYCHNEGAYGDQCEKCGRDLSPTELINPKSTISGSTPVLKETKNWYLPLNEYQDWLKQWILDGHKEWRSNVYGQCKSWLDMDLQPRAMTRDLDWGIPVPVEGADGKVLYVWFDAPIGYVSNTKELCEKEPEKWGNWEQWWQDEDTRLVHFIGKDNIVFHCIIFPVMMKAHGKYIMPDNVPANEFLNLENDKISTSRNWAVWLHEYLVDMPGKQDVLRYVLTANAPETKDNNFTWKDFQDRNNNELVAVYGNFVNRALQLTKKYWNGVVPACGEWLDVDRQAIEEFKNVKNKIEELLEQFKFRDAQFEAMNLARIGNRYITECEPWKVWKTDPKRCETILNICLQLTANLAIAFEPFLPFSSKKLREMLAIDSFEWEQLGSTDLLKAGHQLGEPALLFEKIEDEVIQKQLDKLEATKKANEAAAYKAAPIKDTVSFEDFEKLDIRVGLVKDCQKVKKSKKLLQFTIDDGSGIDRTICSGIAAFYEKPEELIGKRILFVANFAPRNMMGIESQGMILSAVDFDESLSVVTTTKDVKPGSQVG from the coding sequence ATGGAACAGAAAAAATACAAGAGAATAACTGTGACCTCTGCCCTGCCCTATGCGAATGGTGGCGTGCATATTGGTCACCTGGCTGGCGTTTACGTACCAGCTGATATCTACGTGCGTTACCTCCGTCTGAAGAAACGCGACGTAATGTTTATCGGTGGTTCTGACGAACACGGTGTGCCCATCACCGTTCGTGCCCGCAAAGAAGGCATCACCCCACAGGATGTAGTAGATCGTTATCATAAGATGATTAAGGACTCGTTCAAGGAGTTCGGAATCTCGTTCGACATTTATAGCCGCACCACAAGTGAGACCCACCATAAGTTTGCTGCCGAGTGGTTTAAGAAACTTTACGACGAGGGCAAGCTGGTGGAGAAAACCACCGCTCAACTCTACGACGAGGAAGCCAAGCAGTTCTTGGCCGACCGCTATGTTGTAGGTGAGTGCCCTTATTGCCACAACGAGGGTGCATACGGTGACCAGTGTGAGAAGTGCGGACGCGACCTGAGTCCTACCGAGTTGATCAATCCAAAGTCAACCATCAGCGGTTCTACACCCGTACTGAAAGAGACCAAGAACTGGTATCTGCCTCTGAACGAGTATCAGGACTGGCTGAAGCAGTGGATTCTGGATGGTCACAAGGAGTGGCGCTCAAATGTATATGGTCAGTGTAAGAGCTGGCTGGATATGGACCTGCAGCCTCGTGCCATGACCCGCGATTTGGACTGGGGTATTCCTGTTCCCGTTGAGGGAGCTGACGGAAAAGTGCTCTATGTGTGGTTTGACGCACCTATCGGTTATGTATCAAACACCAAGGAACTTTGCGAGAAGGAGCCTGAGAAGTGGGGCAACTGGGAGCAGTGGTGGCAGGATGAGGATACCCGACTGGTTCACTTTATCGGTAAGGACAACATCGTGTTCCACTGTATCATCTTCCCTGTGATGATGAAAGCTCACGGCAAATATATCATGCCTGATAACGTGCCCGCCAACGAGTTCCTGAATCTTGAGAACGATAAGATTTCCACCTCTCGTAATTGGGCCGTATGGCTCCACGAATATCTGGTAGATATGCCAGGCAAACAGGATGTATTGCGCTACGTATTGACAGCCAATGCACCTGAGACGAAGGACAACAACTTTACTTGGAAGGACTTCCAGGATCGTAACAACAATGAGTTGGTGGCTGTCTATGGTAACTTCGTGAATCGTGCCCTCCAGCTCACCAAGAAGTATTGGAACGGTGTAGTTCCTGCTTGTGGCGAGTGGCTTGACGTTGACCGCCAAGCAATTGAAGAATTTAAAAATGTAAAAAATAAAATTGAAGAGTTGCTGGAACAGTTTAAATTCCGCGATGCGCAGTTCGAGGCTATGAACCTGGCTCGTATCGGTAACCGCTATATCACGGAGTGCGAGCCTTGGAAAGTTTGGAAGACTGATCCAAAGCGTTGCGAAACCATTCTGAACATCTGCTTGCAGTTGACAGCCAACCTTGCTATTGCTTTCGAGCCATTCCTGCCATTCTCAAGCAAGAAACTGCGCGAGATGCTTGCGATTGACTCATTCGAGTGGGAGCAACTGGGTAGCACAGACCTCCTGAAAGCTGGTCATCAGCTTGGAGAACCTGCGCTGCTGTTTGAGAAGATAGAGGATGAGGTTATTCAGAAGCAGCTCGATAAACTCGAGGCTACCAAGAAGGCCAATGAAGCAGCAGCTTATAAAGCAGCTCCGATTAAGGATACCGTAAGCTTCGAAGACTTCGAAAAGCTCGACATCCGCGTGGGTCTGGTAAAGGACTGCCAGAAGGTGAAGAAGAGCAAGAAACTCTTGCAGTTCACTATTGACGATGGTTCTGGTATCGACCGTACTATCTGCTCTGGTATCGCCGCCTTCTATGAGAAACCTGAGGAATTGATTGGAAAGCGCATCCTTTTCGTGGCTAACTTCGCACCTCGTAACATGATGGGCATCGAGAGTCAGGGAATGATTCTCAGTGCTGTTGATTTTGATGAGAGCCTCAGCGTTGTAACCACAACGAAGGACGTAAAGCCCGGTTCACAGGTTGGATAA
- a CDS encoding transposase, with protein sequence MRRTYQRTPKEKRDEIVSVFLSGDNSAEELAEYYNVNPHTIRTWVKRYRYSKKVVSLQTDTKPLEDMARKKKEEKSPEVLALEARIRELELQNLALNTLIDVAERNGIDIRKKSGAKQ encoded by the coding sequence ATGAGAAGAACGTATCAAAGGACTCCAAAGGAGAAAAGAGACGAGATTGTCTCAGTATTTTTAAGTGGTGACAACAGCGCAGAAGAGCTGGCCGAGTACTACAATGTTAACCCACATACGATAAGAACTTGGGTTAAGAGATATCGATATTCAAAAAAAGTTGTATCTTTGCAGACGGATACCAAACCGCTTGAAGATATGGCACGTAAGAAGAAAGAGGAAAAATCTCCTGAGGTACTGGCACTTGAAGCCCGCATTCGCGAGCTGGAGTTGCAGAATCTGGCCCTGAACACTCTGATTGACGTGGCAGAAAGGAATGGAATTGATATCAGAAAAAAATCTGGGGCCAAGCAGTAG